A genome region from Hevea brasiliensis isolate MT/VB/25A 57/8 chromosome 9, ASM3005281v1, whole genome shotgun sequence includes the following:
- the LOC110631725 gene encoding 4-hydroxy-tetrahydrodipicolinate reductase 1, chloroplastic isoform X1 has protein sequence MAASCVSIKPWTFTLSHHRSQRTSTLTRRRRSSMAVVSMSSKNIDIPIMVNGCGGKMGKAVIKAADSAGLQILPVSFGAQAESGQIVQVCGKDIKIHGPSEREGVLASIFDEHSNLIVVDYTVPAAVNDNADLYCKVGVPFVMGTTGGDRDRLYKTVEDTKVYAVISPQMGKQVVAFLAAMEIMAEQFPGAFSGYSLQVSESHQAGKLDTSGTAKAVISCFQKLGVSFDMDKIQMIRDPKQQIEMVGVPEEHLSGHAFHMYHLTSPDQTVSFEFQHNVCGRSIYAEGTVDAIIFLAKKIQSRADKRIYNMIDVLREGNMR, from the exons ATGGCAGCATCTTGTGTTTCTATTAAACCTTGGACCTTTACCTTATCTCATCATAGGAGCCAGAGAACTAGTACTCTTACACGTAGACGGAGATCTTCCATGGCGGTAGTGTCCATGTCAAGCAAAAATATTGACATTCCAATCATG gTAAATGGTTGTGGTGGCAAAATGGGGAAGGCTGTTATTAAGGCAGCAGACTCTGCAGGTCTCCAAATTCTTCCTGTATCATTTGGCGCACAAGCAGAGTCTGGACAAATTGTACAAGTGTGTGGAAAAGACATTAAGATTCATGGTCCTTCTGAACGAGAAGGTGTTCTTGCATCCATCTTTGATGAGCATTCAAACTTGATTGTGGTGGATTACACTGTTCCTGCAGCAGTAAATG ATAATGCAGATCTGTATTGTAAAGTTGGAGTGCCCTTTGTTATGGGAACCACTGGTGGTGATAGGGATCGTTTATATAAGACTGTAGAGGACACGAAGGTTTATGCTGTGATCTCTCCACAGATGGGGAAGCAG GTGGTTGCTTTTCTTGCAGCCATGGAGATTATGGCTGAGCAATTTCCTGGAGCTTTTTCTGGGTATTCCCTTCAG GTGTCAGAGTCCCATCAAGCTGGAAAGTTGGACACATCTGGAACTGCCAAGGCTGTCATTTCTTGCTTCCAGAAATTGGGGGTGTCCTTTGACATGGATAAG ATACAAATGATCAGGGATCCCAAGCAACAAATTGAGATGGTGGGTGTTCCGGAGGAGCATTTGTCTGGCCATGCGTTCCATATGTATCATCTGACATCACCTGATCAAAC AGTTTCTTTTGAGTTTCAACATAATGTATGTGGTAGATCCATTTATGCAGAGGGTACTGTTGATGCTATAATTTTCCTTGCCAAGAAG ATTCAATCAAGGGCAGATAAGCGGATATATAATATGATTGATGTCTTGCGGGAGGGCAACATGAGATGA
- the LOC110631725 gene encoding 4-hydroxy-tetrahydrodipicolinate reductase 1, chloroplastic isoform X2, whose translation MGKAVIKAADSAGLQILPVSFGAQAESGQIVQVCGKDIKIHGPSEREGVLASIFDEHSNLIVVDYTVPAAVNDNADLYCKVGVPFVMGTTGGDRDRLYKTVEDTKVYAVISPQMGKQVVAFLAAMEIMAEQFPGAFSGYSLQVSESHQAGKLDTSGTAKAVISCFQKLGVSFDMDKIQMIRDPKQQIEMVGVPEEHLSGHAFHMYHLTSPDQTVSFEFQHNVCGRSIYAEGTVDAIIFLAKKIQSRADKRIYNMIDVLREGNMR comes from the exons ATGGGGAAGGCTGTTATTAAGGCAGCAGACTCTGCAGGTCTCCAAATTCTTCCTGTATCATTTGGCGCACAAGCAGAGTCTGGACAAATTGTACAAGTGTGTGGAAAAGACATTAAGATTCATGGTCCTTCTGAACGAGAAGGTGTTCTTGCATCCATCTTTGATGAGCATTCAAACTTGATTGTGGTGGATTACACTGTTCCTGCAGCAGTAAATG ATAATGCAGATCTGTATTGTAAAGTTGGAGTGCCCTTTGTTATGGGAACCACTGGTGGTGATAGGGATCGTTTATATAAGACTGTAGAGGACACGAAGGTTTATGCTGTGATCTCTCCACAGATGGGGAAGCAG GTGGTTGCTTTTCTTGCAGCCATGGAGATTATGGCTGAGCAATTTCCTGGAGCTTTTTCTGGGTATTCCCTTCAG GTGTCAGAGTCCCATCAAGCTGGAAAGTTGGACACATCTGGAACTGCCAAGGCTGTCATTTCTTGCTTCCAGAAATTGGGGGTGTCCTTTGACATGGATAAG ATACAAATGATCAGGGATCCCAAGCAACAAATTGAGATGGTGGGTGTTCCGGAGGAGCATTTGTCTGGCCATGCGTTCCATATGTATCATCTGACATCACCTGATCAAAC AGTTTCTTTTGAGTTTCAACATAATGTATGTGGTAGATCCATTTATGCAGAGGGTACTGTTGATGCTATAATTTTCCTTGCCAAGAAG ATTCAATCAAGGGCAGATAAGCGGATATATAATATGATTGATGTCTTGCGGGAGGGCAACATGAGATGA